One region of Parambassis ranga chromosome 21, fParRan2.1, whole genome shotgun sequence genomic DNA includes:
- the hnrnpa3 gene encoding heterogeneous nuclear ribonucleoprotein A3, with the protein MEDHDIKEPEQLRKLFIGGLSFETTEESLRAHFEQWGALTDCVVMRDPSNKRSRGFGFVTYSSVNEVDDAMKARPHKVDGRVVEPKRAVSREDSNKPGAHLTVKKIFVGGIKEDTDESMIRDYFEKYGKVESVDIMEERNTGKKRGFCFVSFDDHDTVDKIVAQKYHTINYHNCEVRKALSKQEMSSYNGNRQNRSGGSNYMGRGGNYGGGSSFSRGGYGGRGGYADDFDNGPGGNYGGGPGYGGGRGGYSGGGGGGGGGPGYGSQSGGYGGNCDGCYGGNGGGYGGGGNYNDFGNYGGQQSNYGPMKGNNFGGRNSGPYGGGYGSGGGGGGYGSRRY; encoded by the exons ATGGAG GACCATGACATTAAGGAACCTGAGCAGCTCAGAAAGCTGTTTATAGGAGGTCTGAGCTTTGAAACCACGGAGGAAAGTTTGCGAGCCCATTTTGAACAATGGGGAGCGCTCACAGACTGTGTG gtGATGAGGGATCCGTCAAACAAGCGATCCAGAGGGTTTGGCTTTGTAACATACTCTTCTGTAAATGAAGTTGATGATGCCATGAAAGCAAGGCCCCATAAAGTAGATGGTCGGGTTGTGGAGCCCAAGAGGGCCGTGTCCAGAGAG GACTCCAATAAACCAGGGGCTCATCTTACAGTGAAGAAGATCTTTGTAGGAGGCATCAAGGAAGACACTGATGAGAGCATGATTCGGGACTATTTTGAGAAATATGGAAAGGTCGAAAGTGTTGACATCATGGAGGAACGCAACACAGGGAAGAAGAGAGGATTCTGCTTTGTTTCGTTTGACGACCATGACACTGTCGACAAAATAGTTG CCCAGAAATACCACACAATCAACTACCACAACTGTGAGGTCCGAAAAGCTCTatcaaaacaggaaatgagtaGTTACAACGGTAACCGGC AAAACAGGAGCGGAGGATCAAATTACATGGGCAGAGGAGGGAATTATGGAGGTGGTAGCAGCTTTAGCCGAG gcgGCTATGGAGGGCGCGGTGGTTATGCTGATGATTTTGACAATG GTCCAGGAGGAAACTATGGTGGCGGACCAGGTTATGGAGGTGGCCGTGGTGGCtacagtggtggtggtggtggtggtggtggtggtcctGGATATGGCAGCCAGAGTGGTGGATATGGTGGGAACTGTGACGGATGTTACGGAGGTAACGGTGGAG GATATGGAGGTGGTGGAAACTACAATGACTTTGGAAATTATGGTGGACAGCAGTCCAATTATGGGCCCATGAAGGGAAACAACTTTGGTGGCAGAAACTCTGGACCCTATGGCG GTGGCTACGGCTCTGGTGGCGGCGGAGGTGGCTACGGCTCACGGCGATATTAA
- the nfe2l2a gene encoding nuclear factor erythroid 2-related factor 2a, which yields MMMEMEVIHSSQQNMDLIDILWNQDIDLGARREVFDYNHRQKEHELQRQREQEEEKRLHLLREEEKAFLAQLQLDEETGEYIPCPPPSAPLQPVVTPLEVTQDVSFTEENGDAMSLDECLELLAETFPVDEPENNSVSLDTPAVSISSNIMTSPEQPALSPATLSPGQLPPPPPPLQRMSPDLEQAWMELLSLPELQQCLNMQMEDTLETTTYPLPNNPEVHNLNYSFYPMPSVTDEKTASINVGPAEFMSTFDGSVPSMASSDDVSQIKAKAPQLNANFSSESFCDMFYPSAMLEESSGQQGLEGSESTTMSDSKGPFTPMDLYSLSPGDAFDRGKQNFTELPDSDSGVSSNASPNASSPGKSVCGSGSVGYSDSDLEEMDHSPGSVDSDYSKLFSINFQPDDLQSAVSISALTGQAEQEMEKKPKLHKVEPAEESGHDTAPFTKDKQKKRSDVRLSRDEQRAKSLKIPFTVDVIINLPVDDFNEMMSKHQLNEAQLALVRDIRRRGKNKVAAQNCRKRKMENIVGLEGELDSLKEEKERLLSEKSKNTTDLKDMKRQLNSLYLEVFSMLRDEKGNSYSPSDYSLQQSTDGSVFLVPRVKKTFKSKDNH from the exons ATGATGATGGAAATGGAGGTGATTCATTCCAGTCAACAG AACATGGACCTGATTGACATACTGTGGAACCAGGACATCGATCTTGGTGCCAGGCGTGAGGTGTTTGACTACAACCACCGTCAGAAGGAGCATGAGCTGCAGAGGCAGCGGGagcaagaggaagagaagaggctTCATTTGCTccgggaggaggagaaggcctTTCTGGCACAGCTGCAGCTAGACGAGGAAACGGGAGAGTACATACCTTGTCCGCCACCCAGTGCTCCTCTGCAGCCAGTTGTTACACCTCTAGAGGTCACACAG GATGTCAGCTTCACAGAGGAGAACGGTGATGCAATGTCACTTGATGAATGTTTGGAGCTACTGGCAGAGACATTTCCTGTAGACGAACCTGAG AATAATTCAGTTAGCTTGGACACACCTGCTGTCTCCATCAGCAGCAACATCATGACGTCCCCAGAGCAGCCCGCTCTGTCACCAGCCACCCTCTCCCCAGGTCAGCTTCCACCGCCGCCACCACCACTACAGAGGATGTCTCCAGATTTGGAGCAGGCCTGGATGGAGCTTTTGTCCCTCCCTGAGCTGCAG CAATGCCTGAACATGCAAATGGAGGACACATTGGAGACTACAACTTATCCTCTCCCAAACAATCCTGAAGTACACAATCTAAACTACTCTTTCTACCCCATGCCGAGCGTCACAGATGAGAAAACAGCCAGTATAAATGTTGGTCCTGCAGAGTTTATGAGCACATTTGATGGTTCTGTTCCCAGCATGGCCTCATCTGATGATGTTAGCCAGATAAAGGCAAAAGCTCCTCAGCTGAATGCTAACTTCAGTTCAGAAAGCTTCTGTGACATGTTTTACCCCAGTGCTATGCTTGAAGAGAGCAGTGGTCAGCAAGGCCTGGAGGGGAGTGAAAGCACAACCATGTCTGACAGCAAAGGTCCCTTCACACCCATGGACCTTTACAGCCTCTCACCTGGAGATGCATTTGACAGAGGCAAGCAAAATTTCACAGAGTTGCCAGACTCAGATTCGGGGGTTTCTTCAAACGCAAGTCCAAATGCCAGCTCACCAGGAAAgtctgtgtgtggcagtggGTCTGTTGGCTACAGTGATTCTGATCTAGAAGAGATGGACCACAGCCCTGGGAGCGTAGATTCTGACTACTCCAAGTTGTTTTCTATAAATTTCCAACCTGATGATCTTCAGTCAGCAGTTTCTATATCTGCACTGACTGGGCAAGCAGAACAGGAGATGGAGAAGAAACCCAAGCTACACAAGGTGGAACCAGCAGAAGAGAGTGGTCACGACACCGCTCCGTTcaccaaagacaaacagaaaaaacgCTCTGATGTGCGTCTCTCCAGAGACGAGCAGAGGGCCAAATCCCTCAAAATCCCTTTCACCGTTGACGTGATTATCAATCTGCCCGTTGATGACTTCAATGAGATGATGTCAAAACACCAACTGAACGAGGCCCAGCTGGCACTGGTCCGCGACATCCGCCGCCGCGGCAAGAACAAAGTGGCTGCTCAGAACTGCCGCAAGCGCAAGATGGAGAACATAGTGGGTCTGGAGGGTGAACTGGACTCactgaaggaggagaaagagcgTCTGCTGAGCGAAAAGAGCAAGAACACCACAGACCTGAAGGACATGAAGCGGCAGCTCAACAGCCTGTACTTGGAGGTCTTCAGCATGCTGAGAGACGAGAAGGGGAACTCCTACTCGCCGTCAGACTACTCCCTCCAGCAGTCCACTGACGGCAGCGTATTTCTCGTTCCTCGCGTCAAAAAGACTTTTAAGAGCAAAGACAACCACTAA